A genomic region of Acidobacteriota bacterium contains the following coding sequences:
- a CDS encoding DHH family phosphoesterase, with translation MRCLAVCHTELVVRLLEAVLTPNSELDVLVESRALARHFEDSELPVSVADPARVDSYVKAGLSPVTPVFVEDNGRKGLRKVLEALRGAGGTLIYVLGTSLADVRRAEELRDDFPEVTTLTLAELLGPPLLSELGRSVTRQRVQQYQRYMADADRVLILTHNDPDPDALASGLALRTILRRTRQTAVVACLQPVTRPENLRMVKLLDLKIETITPDQFKDFDKIALVDVQPHYFPGLLPHVDLVIDHHPEQPGYNAIFKDIRPDYGSTCTILTEHLRAVDMDISERTATAMLYAIKSDTLFFNRHANRADLDSFSHLYPLADSTMIRKMEGAEITAERLDYLIKGWQQGRMMEHVFCAFLGEPPRDDFIPYVADFYLQLENVQWTVISGVVNDTFVVSVRNLGYSRNAGDFVRRWFNDIGSAGGHRTMAKAVVPLEAFQKKFGTYEGSRINQRMLELVLEFLHETRDK, from the coding sequence GTGCGTTGTCTGGCGGTCTGTCACACGGAGTTGGTGGTCCGGCTCCTGGAGGCAGTCCTCACTCCGAACTCGGAGCTCGACGTCTTAGTGGAAAGCCGGGCGCTCGCCCGCCACTTCGAAGATTCGGAACTGCCGGTGTCGGTGGCCGATCCGGCGAGAGTCGACAGCTACGTCAAGGCGGGCCTGTCCCCTGTCACCCCGGTCTTTGTTGAAGATAACGGCCGCAAGGGCCTGCGCAAGGTGCTTGAAGCGTTGCGCGGCGCGGGCGGCACGCTCATCTACGTGCTGGGCACCAGCCTCGCCGACGTGCGCCGTGCCGAAGAACTGCGCGACGACTTCCCCGAAGTGACGACCCTGACCCTCGCCGAGCTGCTCGGCCCCCCGCTGCTCAGCGAGTTGGGCCGTTCGGTGACCCGGCAGCGGGTCCAGCAGTACCAGCGCTACATGGCCGACGCCGACCGGGTGCTGATCCTCACGCACAACGATCCCGACCCCGACGCCTTGGCCAGCGGCCTGGCGCTGCGGACGATTCTCCGCCGCACGAGGCAAACCGCGGTGGTCGCCTGCCTCCAGCCGGTGACGCGGCCCGAGAACCTGCGGATGGTCAAGCTGCTGGACCTCAAGATCGAGACGATCACCCCCGACCAGTTCAAGGACTTCGACAAGATTGCGCTGGTCGACGTCCAGCCGCATTACTTCCCGGGGCTGCTGCCGCACGTCGATCTCGTGATCGATCACCACCCCGAGCAGCCGGGCTACAACGCCATTTTCAAGGACATCCGCCCCGACTACGGCTCGACCTGCACGATCCTCACCGAGCACCTGCGCGCCGTCGACATGGATATCTCGGAGCGGACGGCGACGGCGATGCTCTACGCCATCAAGTCGGACACCCTGTTCTTCAACCGTCACGCCAACCGCGCCGACCTCGACTCGTTCTCGCACCTGTACCCGCTCGCCGACTCCACGATGATCCGCAAGATGGAGGGCGCGGAAATCACCGCCGAGCGGCTCGACTACCTGATCAAGGGCTGGCAGCAGGGGCGCATGATGGAACACGTGTTCTGCGCGTTCCTCGGCGAGCCGCCGCGCGACGACTTCATCCCGTACGTGGCGGACTTCTACCTGCAGCTGGAGAACGTCCAGTGGACGGTGATCAGCGGCGTGGTGAACGACACCTTCGTGGTGTCGGTGCGCAACCTGGGCTACTCGCGTAACGCCGGCGACTTCGTGCGCCGCTGGTTCAACGACATCGGCAGCGCCGGCGGCCACCGCACCATGGCCAAGGCGGTGGTGCCGCTCGAGGCGTTCCAGAAGAAGTTCGGAACCTACGAAGGCAGCCGCATCAACCAGCGGATGCTGGAACTGGTGCTGGAGTTCCTGCACGAGACCCGGGACAAGTAA
- a CDS encoding YtxH domain-containing protein, which produces MSNDNHGSSMMIAFVAGALTGAAMAILFAPASGEETREYLGKKARDSKDKAREAMDQGREYYERQRENLVTAVDRGREAFHQARERGDQA; this is translated from the coding sequence ATGTCGAACGACAACCACGGCAGCAGCATGATGATTGCGTTCGTGGCCGGTGCCCTGACGGGTGCGGCCATGGCGATCCTGTTTGCGCCGGCCTCTGGCGAAGAGACGCGCGAGTACCTCGGCAAGAAGGCGCGCGACAGCAAAGACAAGGCGCGGGAGGCCATGGACCAGGGCCGCGAGTACTACGAGCGCCAGCGCGAGAACCTCGTCACCGCGGTCGATCGCGGCCGCGAGGCCTTTCACCAGGCCCGCGAACGGGGCGATCAGGCGTGA
- the uvrB gene encoding excinuclease ABC subunit UvrB, translating to MPTVSDRFVLASDFELAGDQVHAVPELVDGLTRGDKHQVLLGVTGSGKTYTMAQVINRVNRPTLVMAHNKTLAAQLFQEFRRFFPENAVEYFVSYYDYYQPEAYMPSSDTYIEKESTINEEIDRMRLSATRSLFERRDVIIVASVSCIYGLGSPDAYYGLVMPLEKGQRIDRDQILRKLVEIQYERNDLEFSRGTFRVRGDIIEVYPSYEEFALRIGLFGDEIDELTSFDPLTGKALRRHDRTTVFPKSHFVTGRERLKEAVVTIKAELEERRGDLERNGKVLEAQRLHQRTMFDLEMIREIGYCHGIENYSRHLTQRSAGQPPPTLLDYLPADALVVVDESHQTVPQIRGMYHGDRSRKEVLVEYGFRLPSALDNRPLNFDEWEDRVGQLVYVSATPGPYELKMAGGVVVEQVIRPTGLMDPPVEVRPVKGQVDDLLMEIRDRASRQERVLVTTLTKRMAEDLTTYYQELGVKVRYLHSDIDTLERVEILRDLRRGVFDVLVGINLLREGLDLPEVSLVAILDADKEGFLRSAGALIQTSGRAARNLNGRVIMYADRHTDSMRAAINETDRRRTRQAAYNAEHGITPTSIVKAIDDVLSSVYDRDYSSMVDPREKQVFRTQAELDAHIVTLDAQMKGAAANLDFEKAASLRDQIRGLKTRELGLGPFDSAQGKRGHA from the coding sequence ATGCCCACCGTCTCCGACCGTTTCGTCCTCGCGTCAGACTTCGAGCTCGCCGGCGATCAGGTGCACGCTGTACCCGAACTGGTCGACGGCCTGACTCGCGGCGACAAGCACCAGGTGCTGCTCGGCGTGACCGGATCGGGCAAGACCTACACCATGGCGCAGGTCATCAACCGGGTGAACCGGCCGACGCTGGTGATGGCCCACAACAAGACGCTGGCGGCTCAGCTGTTCCAGGAGTTCCGCCGGTTCTTCCCCGAGAACGCGGTCGAGTACTTCGTCAGCTACTACGACTACTACCAGCCGGAGGCCTACATGCCCTCCAGCGACACCTACATCGAGAAGGAATCGACGATTAACGAGGAGATCGATCGCATGCGCCTCTCGGCCACGCGCTCGCTCTTCGAACGCCGGGACGTCATCATCGTCGCCAGCGTCTCGTGCATCTATGGCCTCGGTTCGCCGGACGCTTACTACGGCCTGGTCATGCCGCTCGAGAAGGGCCAGCGCATCGACCGAGACCAGATCCTGCGCAAGCTCGTCGAAATCCAGTATGAGCGCAACGACCTGGAGTTCAGCCGTGGCACCTTTCGGGTGCGCGGCGACATTATCGAGGTCTATCCGTCGTACGAGGAGTTCGCGCTGCGGATCGGCTTGTTCGGCGACGAGATCGACGAGCTCACCTCGTTCGACCCGCTCACCGGCAAGGCGCTGCGCCGCCATGACCGCACCACCGTGTTTCCCAAGTCGCACTTTGTCACCGGGCGCGAGCGACTGAAGGAAGCCGTGGTGACGATCAAGGCGGAACTCGAAGAACGCCGCGGCGACCTCGAGCGCAACGGCAAGGTGCTGGAGGCACAGCGGCTGCACCAGCGCACGATGTTCGATCTCGAGATGATCCGGGAGATCGGCTACTGCCACGGGATCGAGAATTACTCACGGCACCTGACGCAGCGCTCGGCGGGACAGCCGCCGCCGACGCTGCTCGACTACCTGCCGGCCGATGCGCTCGTGGTGGTCGACGAGAGCCACCAGACGGTGCCCCAGATTCGCGGCATGTATCACGGTGACCGCTCGCGCAAGGAGGTGCTGGTCGAGTACGGCTTCCGCCTGCCGTCAGCGCTCGACAACCGCCCGCTCAACTTTGACGAGTGGGAGGACCGGGTCGGTCAGCTGGTCTACGTGTCGGCCACGCCCGGTCCGTACGAGTTGAAGATGGCCGGCGGCGTCGTGGTCGAGCAGGTGATCCGCCCGACCGGCCTGATGGACCCGCCCGTGGAAGTGCGCCCGGTCAAGGGCCAGGTTGACGACCTGTTGATGGAGATTCGGGACCGGGCCTCGCGCCAGGAGCGGGTGTTGGTCACGACCCTGACCAAGCGCATGGCCGAGGACCTGACCACGTACTACCAGGAACTCGGGGTCAAGGTCCGCTACCTGCACTCGGACATCGATACGCTCGAGCGCGTCGAGATCCTGCGCGACCTGCGGCGGGGCGTGTTCGACGTGCTGGTCGGCATCAACCTGCTGCGCGAGGGCCTGGACTTGCCGGAAGTGTCGCTGGTGGCCATTCTCGACGCCGATAAGGAGGGGTTCCTGCGCTCGGCCGGCGCCCTCATCCAGACCTCGGGTCGCGCGGCGCGAAACCTCAACGGCCGTGTGATCATGTATGCGGACCGTCACACCGATTCCATGCGCGCCGCCATCAACGAAACCGACCGCCGCCGCACCCGGCAAGCGGCCTACAACGCGGAACACGGGATTACCCCGACCAGTATCGTCAAGGCCATCGACGACGTCTTATCGAGCGTGTACGACCGGGATTATTCGTCGATGGTCGACCCGCGCGAGAAGCAGGTCTTCCGGACCCAGGCGGAACTGGATGCGCACATTGTCACCCTCGACGCCCAGATGAAGGGCGCCGCGGCCAACCTCGACTTCGAGAAGGCGGCATCGTTGCGGGATCAGATACGCGGGCTGAAGACGCGCGAACTGGGGTTGGGCCCCTTCGACTCCGCTCAGGGCAAGCGGGGCCACGCATGA
- the upp gene encoding uracil phosphoribosyltransferase has product MLHLVTHPLVHDCLAELRDARTAPERFRALANRISVLLGAEALRDVPMADAIVETPLGPSPCRRLAADVVMAPVLRAGLGMLPGLLELVPNARVGHLGLQRDERTAVASQYYAKLPPGIENSYVLLIDPMLATGGSAVAALDVLTRAGARHLRLVCIVAAPEGVAAVEKAYPAVPIFTPVVDRELDAHKFIVPGLGDFGDRLFGTV; this is encoded by the coding sequence GTGTTGCACCTGGTCACTCACCCACTGGTTCATGACTGCCTGGCGGAGCTGCGCGACGCGCGCACAGCGCCCGAGCGCTTCCGGGCCCTCGCGAACCGCATCAGCGTGCTGCTGGGCGCCGAGGCGTTGCGGGATGTCCCCATGGCCGACGCGATTGTCGAGACGCCACTCGGGCCCTCGCCCTGCCGCCGGCTGGCCGCTGACGTCGTGATGGCCCCGGTGCTGCGGGCCGGCCTCGGCATGCTGCCGGGCCTGCTCGAACTCGTGCCCAACGCCCGGGTCGGCCACCTGGGGCTCCAGCGCGACGAGCGCACGGCGGTGGCATCGCAGTACTACGCCAAGCTGCCGCCAGGCATCGAGAACAGTTACGTGCTGCTGATCGACCCCATGCTGGCCACCGGCGGCAGCGCCGTCGCGGCGCTCGACGTGCTGACGCGGGCGGGCGCGCGCCACCTGCGGCTGGTGTGCATCGTGGCGGCGCCCGAGGGTGTGGCGGCGGTCGAGAAGGCCTACCCGGCGGTTCCCATCTTCACGCCGGTGGTCGATCGCGAGCTCGATGCCCACAAGTTCATCGTGCCCGGACTGGGCGACTTCGGCGATCGGCTGTTCGGCACGGTCTGA
- a CDS encoding ATP-binding cassette domain-containing protein, giving the protein MRHKSLDEFGVAVELAEPHAPVVLFDKVCLAFDEKVILKDVTFDVRAGHTKIFLGASGAGKSTILKLMLGLLKPDSGTIWVLGHRVDQMTEQQLMGVRHHMGMVFQEGALFDSFTVGENVGYKLYEETTLPLPEVRQRVEEVLGFVGLAEHIDKQPSELSGGQRRRVAIARAMAAKPTLLLYDEPTTGLDPITSLTIDAEIIKLRDLEAVTSVIVTHQLRDAFYVSTHAASRSSSGELEITAADQAKISQADFVMLKDGTIHFEGSADELRASTDEYMQTFLS; this is encoded by the coding sequence ATGCGTCACAAGAGCCTCGATGAATTCGGTGTCGCGGTCGAGCTGGCCGAGCCCCACGCCCCGGTGGTGCTGTTCGACAAGGTGTGCCTGGCCTTTGACGAGAAGGTCATCCTGAAGGACGTCACCTTCGACGTGCGCGCCGGCCACACTAAGATCTTTCTCGGCGCCAGCGGCGCCGGCAAGTCGACCATCCTCAAGTTGATGCTGGGGCTGCTCAAGCCCGATTCCGGCACGATCTGGGTGCTCGGCCACCGCGTCGACCAGATGACCGAACAGCAGTTGATGGGCGTGCGCCACCACATGGGCATGGTGTTCCAGGAGGGCGCGTTGTTCGACTCGTTCACGGTCGGCGAGAACGTCGGCTACAAGCTCTACGAAGAGACCACGCTGCCGCTGCCGGAAGTGCGCCAGCGCGTGGAAGAGGTCCTCGGCTTCGTCGGTCTCGCCGAGCACATCGACAAGCAGCCGTCGGAACTGTCGGGCGGCCAGCGCCGCCGCGTGGCGATTGCCCGCGCCATGGCCGCGAAGCCGACGTTGTTGCTGTACGACGAGCCCACCACCGGTCTCGACCCGATCACCTCGCTGACCATCGACGCCGAGATCATCAAGCTCCGGGATCTCGAGGCCGTGACCTCGGTGATCGTGACCCACCAGCTGCGCGACGCCTTCTACGTCTCGACCCACGCGGCCTCGCGCAGCAGCAGCGGCGAGCTGGAGATTACCGCCGCCGACCAGGCGAAGATCAGCCAGGCCGACTTCGTCATGCTGAAGGACGGCACCATCCATTTCGAAGGCTCGGCCGACGAGTTACGGGCCTCGACCGACGAGTACATGCAGACGTTTCTTTCGTAA
- a CDS encoding ABC transporter permease, with amino-acid sequence MSNARQAWLLEWLKNALLEVQEYFKLCLAAIKGAMSRPFYARDVMEQIDVIGLGSLTVVILTGFFTGAVLALQSGMTLDQFGARPFVGRLVSASMIKELGPVLTALMLAGRVGSGIAAELGSMMVTEQISALRALGTDPIRKLVVPRVLAGFIMCPILTVVANAVGLTGGWLIALTQLRVPSGVYWSSVVEGLYIQDVWMGLIKPFFLGFVIVTIGCHVGLRTSGGTQGVGRSTTNAVVAASVVVLIVDFFLTRLLISIFF; translated from the coding sequence ATGAGCAACGCGCGGCAAGCCTGGCTGCTCGAGTGGCTCAAGAACGCCCTGCTCGAGGTCCAGGAATACTTCAAGTTGTGCCTCGCCGCCATCAAGGGGGCGATGTCGCGGCCGTTCTATGCCCGCGACGTCATGGAGCAGATCGACGTCATCGGTCTCGGCTCACTGACGGTGGTGATCCTGACCGGCTTCTTCACGGGCGCCGTGTTGGCCCTGCAGTCGGGCATGACGCTCGACCAGTTTGGCGCCCGGCCCTTTGTCGGCCGCCTGGTCAGCGCCTCGATGATCAAGGAGCTCGGCCCGGTGCTGACCGCGCTGATGCTGGCCGGCCGCGTCGGCTCGGGCATTGCCGCGGAGCTCGGCTCGATGATGGTGACCGAGCAGATCAGCGCCCTGCGCGCGCTCGGCACCGACCCGATTCGCAAGCTGGTGGTGCCGCGCGTGCTCGCGGGGTTCATCATGTGCCCGATCCTGACGGTGGTTGCCAATGCGGTGGGCTTGACGGGCGGGTGGTTGATTGCGCTGACGCAGTTGCGCGTGCCGTCGGGCGTCTATTGGAGCTCGGTGGTGGAAGGGCTGTACATCCAGGACGTCTGGATGGGCCTGATCAAGCCGTTTTTCCTCGGCTTCGTCATCGTGACCATCGGCTGCCACGTCGGCTTGCGCACGAGCGGCGGCACCCAGGGGGTTGGCCGCTCGACGACCAACGCGGTGGTGGCGGCGTCTGTGGTGGTACTGATTGTCGACTTTTTCCTGACCCGGCTGTTAATCTCGATCTTCTTCTGA
- a CDS encoding MlaD family protein produces the protein MPRTHSLAWAQLKFGIIAVFALIMAGMLIFAVGGGSGMPWQNYSLKARFGNVAGLMAGSPVRVAGVQVGTVDRVILSDTGVEVWFTVKNEYQALVTDRSNAVLGSISLLGEGAVDISAGIGGTPVPEWGYVNSGVAEGSIAQLTTEATAGLNEAKLLISDLRAGKGTVGKLFTDDTIYREFESFVQAAERVARNVSDGKGTIGKFANDPKMYNELEASLANLNVITGKLRSGEGSLGQLMNDPALAKSLNQTSSNLEAMTGRLNRGEGTAGKLLNDDALYQRIDSMTARLDTVLQQLNDGQGTAGQLLHDKQLYENMNGAVAEIKALIAEIKKDPKKYLNVKVSIF, from the coding sequence ATGCCGCGCACTCATTCACTCGCCTGGGCCCAACTGAAGTTCGGCATCATCGCCGTCTTCGCGCTGATCATGGCGGGCATGTTAATCTTCGCCGTCGGCGGCGGGAGCGGCATGCCGTGGCAGAATTACTCGCTGAAGGCCCGCTTTGGCAACGTGGCCGGGTTGATGGCGGGGTCGCCGGTGCGAGTGGCTGGTGTCCAGGTCGGCACGGTCGACCGGGTCATCTTGTCCGACACCGGCGTCGAGGTCTGGTTCACCGTGAAGAACGAGTACCAGGCGCTCGTGACCGACCGCTCGAATGCCGTGCTCGGCAGCATCTCCCTGCTCGGCGAAGGCGCGGTGGACATCTCGGCCGGCATCGGCGGCACGCCCGTCCCGGAATGGGGCTACGTCAACTCGGGTGTCGCCGAGGGCAGCATCGCGCAACTGACCACCGAGGCCACCGCCGGCCTGAACGAGGCGAAGCTCTTGATTTCGGACCTCCGCGCCGGCAAGGGCACCGTTGGCAAGCTGTTCACCGACGACACCATTTACCGGGAGTTCGAGAGCTTCGTGCAGGCGGCCGAACGCGTGGCGCGAAACGTTTCCGACGGCAAGGGCACGATCGGCAAGTTCGCCAACGACCCCAAGATGTACAACGAGCTCGAGGCCTCGCTGGCCAACCTCAACGTGATTACCGGCAAGCTGCGCAGCGGCGAGGGCAGCCTCGGCCAGTTGATGAACGACCCCGCGCTCGCCAAGAGCCTGAACCAGACGTCCTCGAACCTCGAGGCGATGACCGGCCGGCTCAATCGCGGCGAGGGCACTGCCGGCAAGCTCCTGAACGACGATGCGCTGTACCAGCGCATTGACAGTATGACTGCGCGCCTCGACACGGTTTTGCAGCAGCTCAACGATGGCCAGGGCACGGCCGGCCAGCTGCTGCACGACAAACAGTTATATGAGAACATGAACGGAGCGGTGGCCGAGATCAAGGCGCTGATCGCCGAGATCAAGAAGGACCCGAAGAAGTATCTCAACGTGAAAGTCAGCATTTTTTAA
- a CDS encoding aminotransferase class I/II-fold pyridoxal phosphate-dependent enzyme, with amino-acid sequence MKPATHLIHAGERIDTGATPSLTVPIYETSTFVFDSVADVIKYQEGKLNGYLYSRYENPTVVAVEEKIAAVDGAEAALLFSSGMAAISTALLTLLKPGDEILCSAAIYGGTFHVIEDLMVKFGVERRFITLEQLADLATVIGPRTRMVWFESPINPTLRCVDVRKVATACKKAGVLSVIDNTFASALNQPVLSMGIDLSMQSATKYLNGHSDVTGGALSGAKAMVAPLAKARRLLGGIMDPLPAFALGRGMKTMPLRVAQHNANALAIAQHLEHHPALERVYYPGLASHPDYAIAVGQMSGFGGVVTIDVKGGRDAAFRVFDRLTVIKRAASLGGVESICSLPILTSQYGLTDEELVAAGVSKGMIRMSIGLEDATDLIADLEQALG; translated from the coding sequence ATGAAGCCAGCCACCCACCTTATTCATGCCGGCGAACGGATCGATACCGGCGCGACGCCGTCACTGACCGTCCCCATCTACGAGACGAGCACGTTCGTGTTCGACTCGGTGGCCGACGTCATCAAGTACCAGGAAGGGAAGCTGAACGGCTATCTCTATTCGCGCTACGAGAACCCGACCGTGGTGGCGGTCGAGGAGAAGATCGCGGCGGTGGACGGCGCGGAAGCGGCGCTGTTGTTCAGTTCCGGCATGGCGGCGATCTCGACGGCGCTGCTGACCCTGCTCAAGCCGGGGGACGAGATCCTGTGCAGCGCGGCCATCTACGGTGGCACGTTCCACGTCATCGAGGACCTGATGGTGAAGTTCGGCGTCGAGCGCCGCTTCATCACCCTCGAGCAGCTTGCCGACCTGGCGACGGTGATTGGCCCCAGGACGCGGATGGTGTGGTTCGAGTCGCCGATCAACCCCACGCTGCGCTGCGTCGACGTGCGCAAGGTCGCGACCGCGTGCAAGAAGGCCGGCGTGCTGTCCGTGATCGACAACACCTTCGCCAGCGCCCTCAACCAGCCGGTGTTGTCGATGGGCATCGACCTGTCGATGCAGAGCGCCACCAAGTACCTGAATGGTCACAGCGATGTCACCGGCGGGGCGTTGTCGGGCGCGAAGGCGATGGTCGCGCCCCTGGCCAAGGCCCGCCGCCTGCTGGGCGGCATCATGGACCCGCTCCCGGCGTTTGCCCTTGGCCGCGGCATGAAGACCATGCCGCTGCGCGTCGCGCAACACAACGCCAACGCCCTGGCCATCGCGCAGCACCTCGAGCACCATCCGGCGCTGGAGCGGGTCTACTATCCGGGCCTCGCGTCGCACCCGGATTACGCCATCGCCGTCGGGCAGATGAGCGGGTTCGGCGGGGTGGTCACGATTGACGTGAAGGGCGGCCGGGACGCGGCCTTCCGGGTGTTCGACAGGCTGACGGTGATCAAGCGGGCCGCCAGCCTGGGCGGCGTCGAGAGCATTTGCAGCCTGCCGATCCTGACATCGCAGTACGGCCTCACCGACGAGGAACTGGTGGCGGCCGGCGTGTCGAAGGGGATGATCCGGATGTCGATCGGTCTCGAAGACGCGACGGATCTGATCGCCGATCTGGAACAGGCGCTTGGGTAG
- a CDS encoding sigma-54 dependent transcriptional regulator yields MRAATTTAPRPLLLLVDDDQQIRQLLSDIGNREGFEVLEAADGAAALQMLHRRHMDLVLLDLHMPRVNGLEVLRAVRAGGTSSQIALMSGAASVEDAVEAIKLGATEYFSKPLDLPRVRALMGAMRQQFQDRTSVLDSDAALAARLEVCGMIGRSPAMRELFSVISRLAPHARTVLVTGETGTGKELVARALHTLGPRSAKRLITVNCSAVVETLFESELFGHVRGAFTGATADKTGVFEAANGGTVFLDEAGELPPGAQAKLLRTLENGELQRVGSVELKKVDVRVVAATNRQLDAEIAAGRFRSDLYYRLNVVEITVPPLRERPEDIPYLTAAFVRRFSLEFDKAITGLTEEAEERLVQWPWPGNVRELRNVIERACLLCEGHLLTEGDLARSLSERPAAVPVAVPDDEPVGPPPDADAVAVALDRAGGNKSLAARRLGISRRALYRLIDKYAPKPGGV; encoded by the coding sequence ATGCGCGCAGCCACCACTACCGCCCCGCGTCCCTTGCTGCTGCTGGTCGATGACGACCAGCAGATCCGCCAGTTGCTGAGCGACATCGGCAACCGCGAGGGCTTCGAGGTCCTCGAGGCCGCCGACGGCGCGGCCGCACTCCAGATGCTGCATCGCCGGCACATGGATTTGGTCCTGCTCGATCTCCACATGCCGCGCGTGAACGGCCTGGAGGTGCTGCGCGCGGTCCGGGCCGGCGGCACGAGTTCCCAGATCGCGCTCATGAGCGGGGCGGCCAGCGTCGAGGACGCCGTGGAGGCGATCAAGCTCGGCGCGACCGAGTACTTCTCGAAACCCCTCGACTTGCCGCGGGTGCGGGCGTTGATGGGCGCCATGCGGCAGCAGTTCCAGGACCGCACGTCGGTGCTCGACAGCGACGCCGCGCTGGCCGCGCGCCTCGAAGTGTGCGGCATGATCGGCCGTTCTCCGGCGATGCGTGAACTGTTCAGCGTGATCAGCCGGCTGGCGCCGCATGCCCGGACGGTGCTCGTCACAGGCGAGACCGGCACCGGCAAGGAACTGGTGGCCCGGGCGCTACACACGCTGGGACCACGCAGCGCCAAGAGGCTCATCACCGTCAACTGCTCGGCGGTGGTCGAGACGTTGTTCGAATCTGAACTGTTCGGGCACGTGCGGGGCGCCTTTACGGGTGCTACGGCCGACAAGACGGGGGTGTTCGAGGCCGCCAATGGCGGCACGGTGTTCCTGGACGAAGCCGGGGAGTTACCGCCCGGCGCCCAGGCCAAGTTGCTGCGGACGCTCGAGAATGGCGAGTTACAGCGCGTGGGCTCGGTCGAACTGAAGAAGGTTGATGTGCGCGTGGTCGCCGCGACCAATCGGCAGCTCGATGCCGAGATCGCGGCGGGCCGCTTTCGCAGCGACTTGTATTACCGCCTCAACGTGGTGGAGATCACGGTGCCGCCGCTGCGCGAGCGGCCCGAAGACATCCCGTACCTGACAGCCGCGTTCGTCCGTCGCTTCTCGCTGGAGTTCGACAAGGCGATTACCGGGCTGACCGAGGAGGCTGAAGAGCGGCTGGTGCAGTGGCCCTGGCCGGGCAACGTGCGCGAGTTGCGCAACGTCATCGAGCGCGCCTGCCTGTTATGCGAAGGGCACTTGTTGACGGAAGGCGACCTGGCCCGCTCGCTCAGCGAGCGTCCGGCGGCCGTGCCGGTGGCGGTCCCCGATGACGAACCAGTGGGCCCGCCGCCGGATGCCGACGCGGTCGCGGTCGCACTCGACCGCGCCGGCGGCAACAAGTCGCTGGCGGCGCGCCGGCTGGGCATCAGCCGCCGCGCGCTGTATCGCCTGATCGACAAATACGCCCCGAAGCCGGGCGGCGTCTAG
- a CDS encoding VWA domain-containing protein, producing the protein MRQAIAAGFVVLVAAFTAAVGGQAGGQQSFRSGVELVSFGVTVVDRRGNLVTDLSRDDFEVVEDGRPEELNYFAVGDGDTAPPLHVGLMLDASGSMQTDLKLAQGASIKFLNLLPHAEDITLVDFDTQVRITRYPQRDFPRLVERIRQRKPEGWTALYDALGTFLDGVDQQEGRRVLVMYTDGADSRSVLSFGETLTLLRASPVTVYAIGFVGNTGSSRQLLQMTLMQLTEVTGGQAFFPSSMKGVEEAYDQVLAEIAGQYHLGYLSDNTTADGAWRKVEIKMKRPDTRVRARKGYFAPYKTSQN; encoded by the coding sequence GTGCGACAGGCGATCGCCGCGGGCTTCGTGGTGTTGGTGGCCGCTTTTACCGCCGCGGTGGGCGGGCAGGCGGGCGGCCAGCAGAGCTTCCGCTCAGGTGTTGAGCTGGTGTCCTTCGGCGTCACCGTGGTCGATCGCCGGGGCAACCTGGTCACTGACCTCAGCCGCGACGACTTCGAGGTGGTTGAAGACGGCCGTCCCGAGGAGCTGAACTACTTTGCGGTCGGCGACGGTGACACGGCGCCGCCCCTGCACGTGGGGCTGATGCTCGACGCCAGCGGCAGCATGCAAACCGACCTCAAGCTCGCGCAAGGCGCGTCGATCAAGTTCCTGAACCTGTTGCCGCACGCCGAAGACATCACTCTGGTCGACTTCGACACGCAGGTACGGATCACGCGCTATCCGCAGCGCGATTTTCCGCGGCTGGTCGAGCGCATCCGCCAGCGCAAGCCCGAGGGCTGGACGGCGCTGTACGACGCGCTCGGCACCTTCCTGGACGGGGTCGACCAGCAGGAGGGCCGCCGCGTGCTCGTGATGTACACCGACGGCGCCGACTCGCGGTCGGTGCTGAGCTTCGGTGAAACCCTGACGCTGCTGCGGGCGTCGCCGGTCACGGTCTACGCCATTGGCTTCGTCGGCAACACCGGCTCGTCGCGGCAGCTGCTGCAGATGACCTTGATGCAGTTGACCGAGGTCACCGGCGGACAGGCATTCTTTCCCTCGAGCATGAAGGGCGTCGAGGAGGCGTATGACCAGGTGCTCGCCGAGATCGCCGGGCAGTACCACCTTGGCTATCTGTCGGACAACACCACTGCTGACGGCGCATGGCGCAAGGTCGAGATCAAGATGAAGCGGCCCGACACCCGCGTCCGCGCCCGCAAGGGCTATTTCGCCCCATACAAGACCTCGCAGAATTAG